A genomic window from Nitrospira sp. includes:
- a CDS encoding PilZ domain-containing protein, protein MEKTLNRLSIFQVRCQLCTARFQARRPGNRVTSQAFDRREYRRLPANFAATLILDQPAAGGFITDISMGGCALQATTMLPRGTFVKFVLHAPEGQPDIKVDSAMICSVQPQSIGVKFLEFDPEDKQRMGQLMLGLLAHQQAPPRISSRS, encoded by the coding sequence ATGGAGAAGACGCTGAACCGGCTGTCCATTTTTCAGGTGCGGTGCCAGCTCTGCACTGCACGCTTTCAGGCGCGCAGGCCGGGGAACCGTGTGACGTCACAAGCGTTCGATCGTCGCGAGTATCGGCGCCTTCCGGCCAATTTTGCAGCCACGCTGATTCTCGACCAGCCGGCGGCCGGCGGCTTCATCACCGACATTTCCATGGGGGGCTGTGCCTTGCAGGCGACGACGATGCTTCCACGAGGAACGTTTGTGAAGTTCGTGTTGCATGCCCCAGAGGGCCAGCCGGATATTAAAGTGGACTCCGCGATGATTTGCTCGGTACAGCCGCAGTCGATCGGGGTGAAATTTTTAGAATTCGATCCCGAAGACAAGCAACGCATGGGGCAGTTGATGCTGGGACTGCTCGCTCACCAACAAGCTCCTCCTCGCATCAGCTCGCGTAGCTGA
- the folK gene encoding 2-amino-4-hydroxy-6-hydroxymethyldihydropteridine diphosphokinase: MATALIGFGSNLGNRVDFCDRAVTLLGLLPHSRLDAVSSLYETEPIDDGAAPGPEWFLNGVAQIETDITPRSLLEVCREIERALGRDPDHRKGPRTLDLDLLLYDDLVLTEPTLTVPHPRLHLRRFVLAPLVELAPDRRHPLLGQSFRELLARLDDPSAVRRLDPQPNSRYGSQPTCGAPPTTEPQR; this comes from the coding sequence ATGGCCACCGCGCTCATCGGTTTCGGCTCCAACCTCGGCAATCGCGTGGATTTTTGCGACCGGGCCGTCACCCTCCTCGGGCTGTTGCCGCATTCACGGCTTGATGCAGTCTCATCGTTGTACGAGACCGAGCCGATCGACGATGGTGCGGCACCGGGGCCGGAATGGTTCCTGAACGGCGTCGCACAAATCGAAACCGATATTACACCCAGGAGCCTACTGGAAGTCTGTCGCGAGATCGAGCGGGCACTTGGGCGCGATCCGGACCATCGTAAGGGTCCGCGGACCCTCGATCTCGATCTCCTGCTGTATGACGACCTCGTGCTGACCGAGCCGACTTTGACCGTGCCGCACCCTCGACTTCATCTCCGTCGATTCGTTCTCGCTCCATTGGTTGAGCTCGCCCCCGACAGGCGGCATCCGCTCTTGGGCCAGAGCTTCCGCGAGCTATTGGCGCGACTCGACGATCCATCCGCGGTTCGACGGCTCGATCCCCAGCCGAACTCTCGATATGGATCGCAGCCGACCTGTGGTGCCCCCCCAACAACCGAGCCACAGAGATGA
- a CDS encoding pantoate--beta-alanine ligase yields MNTVRTTKAIAGWSRYLHREGVSIGFVPTMGALHDGHRTLIRAARLACDAVCVSIFVNPTQFGPTEDLSKYPRQLRRDQALCRTEGVDVVFAPDTTAMYPDGFQSSVAVPALAQRWEGEARPHHFQGVATVVTKLLSLVRPDMVWFGQKDYQQATLVRQLVADLHLPGRIIIHPTVREADGLALSSRNVYLTMEQRQAAPVLYRALQAGATAIRAGTREGATIQRVMARTVAREPLATVEYLAVCHPTTLERLRVIERHAVLLGVIRVGAVRLLDNLLVTYRHRS; encoded by the coding sequence ATGAACACGGTCCGCACCACCAAGGCCATCGCCGGCTGGAGCCGCTACCTGCATCGGGAAGGCGTCAGCATCGGATTCGTCCCGACCATGGGCGCCCTGCATGACGGTCATCGAACATTGATTCGTGCGGCCCGATTGGCGTGTGATGCGGTGTGCGTGAGCATTTTCGTAAATCCGACACAATTCGGTCCGACGGAGGATCTGTCAAAATATCCCCGCCAGCTGCGACGCGACCAGGCACTTTGTCGCACGGAAGGGGTGGATGTCGTCTTTGCCCCTGATACAACGGCCATGTATCCAGACGGTTTTCAATCCAGCGTGGCGGTCCCGGCGCTCGCGCAGCGTTGGGAAGGCGAGGCGCGACCGCACCACTTTCAGGGCGTTGCAACGGTCGTCACGAAGCTTTTGTCGCTGGTCCGGCCTGACATGGTGTGGTTCGGACAAAAGGACTACCAACAGGCGACCTTAGTCAGGCAACTCGTGGCAGATCTGCATCTGCCAGGGCGCATCATCATCCACCCGACCGTGCGGGAAGCTGATGGGTTGGCGCTCAGCTCACGCAACGTGTACCTCACCATGGAGCAGCGCCAGGCCGCACCGGTTCTCTACCGCGCGCTGCAAGCCGGCGCGACAGCCATTCGAGCAGGAACACGGGAAGGAGCCACCATCCAACGTGTGATGGCCCGCACCGTCGCCCGGGAGCCGCTGGCGACGGTAGAGTATCTGGCAGTCTGCCACCCCACGACGCTTGAGCGGCTGCGGGTCATCGAGCGTCACGCCGTGCTGCTCGGAGTGATCCGCGTCGGTGCAGTTCGACTCCTCGACAACCTCCTCGTCACCTACCGTCACAGATCCTGA
- a CDS encoding lytic transglycosylase domain-containing protein, which translates to MRNNDWGLRACIVGVTILLGLAPLFAEVSGDSKTAVPSASKPHEDHPSPANDLPPIPSPAEAEIAPELEDRLVILPEIKREGERFFLSSFKLPDKLSFAGQSIPLDNWQVRERIEYEFYQFLEDQGESIILAKRTGRCFAPAEKQLAESGLPDDLKYMLLVESKCIAAAYSRAKASGPWQFINSTGRRYKLHNERWLDERRNLEMSTEAAIKYLRYLRDLYQGDWFLAMASYNAGEDRVRKLLKEQNVSDYWRMHGPRETMRYVARIIAAKEIYSQPEKYLGLTKKDLYPPLETETVTVTIKEAQRRLTSIAEEYGTYFLELKMLNPEFTKDYLPKGTYQVKVPRQTCPNRCFKQDKLP; encoded by the coding sequence ATGCGGAACAATGACTGGGGGCTACGGGCCTGTATCGTCGGTGTCACCATCTTACTGGGACTGGCGCCCTTGTTCGCGGAGGTGTCGGGGGACTCGAAAACTGCCGTGCCATCAGCTTCGAAACCGCATGAGGATCATCCTTCGCCGGCGAATGATCTCCCGCCGATTCCGTCACCCGCTGAAGCAGAGATCGCTCCCGAACTTGAGGACCGATTAGTGATCCTTCCCGAAATCAAGCGAGAAGGAGAACGGTTTTTCCTCAGTTCCTTCAAGCTGCCCGACAAGCTAAGCTTTGCCGGGCAATCGATTCCTTTGGATAATTGGCAGGTGCGGGAACGGATCGAATACGAGTTCTATCAGTTTCTCGAAGATCAGGGCGAAAGCATCATTCTCGCCAAACGAACCGGGCGATGTTTTGCACCGGCCGAGAAGCAGCTGGCTGAGTCAGGATTGCCGGACGATTTGAAATACATGCTCTTGGTAGAAAGTAAGTGCATCGCGGCGGCGTATTCCCGCGCAAAGGCCTCGGGTCCGTGGCAGTTCATCAATTCGACCGGGCGGCGCTATAAGTTGCATAACGAACGCTGGCTTGATGAGCGCCGCAACCTTGAGATGTCCACGGAAGCCGCGATCAAGTACCTCCGGTACCTCAGGGATTTGTATCAGGGAGATTGGTTCCTCGCGATGGCTTCCTATAACGCCGGGGAAGACCGTGTACGCAAGTTGCTGAAGGAACAGAATGTCAGTGACTACTGGCGCATGCATGGCCCGCGGGAGACCATGCGCTATGTCGCGCGTATCATCGCGGCCAAAGAAATCTATTCGCAGCCCGAAAAATATTTGGGCCTGACCAAGAAGGATCTCTATCCTCCCCTTGAAACAGAAACGGTGACGGTGACGATCAAGGAGGCGCAGCGGCGACTCACCTCGATCGCCGAGGAATACGGAACCTACTTTCTTGAGTTGAAGATGCTCAATCCCGAGTTCACCAAGGATTACTTGCCAAAGGGGACGTATCAGGTTAAGGTGCCGCGACAAACGTGTCCCAATCGTTGTTTCAAACAGGACAAACTTCCGTAG
- the rmuC gene encoding DNA recombination protein RmuC, with translation MIDLASTTFVVGAVAGLGVGALTAGWWVTVRMQSRTHELVLESRERAQRSDTLATTLHERVTQQVSELGQLRHELADAQVGRTRAETRVEAISRSLDEQKALFAQARQELHDSFEALSGQALKQNNEAFLKLARTSFETLQSEARGELSQRHQAIGELVKPLEESLQRYQEQLQQAELVRQREHGGLDQQLKFMAESHHRLQQETGNLVRALRAPAVRGRWGEMTLRRVAELAGMVMHCDFAEQDSVGSAEGLLRPDMVVYLPGGRQMVVDAKTVLAAYLDAYEAQDDSQRQAHLRRHADQVRTRMDALSVKAYWAQFRQAPEFVVLFLPGEQFLGAALEQDPTLIEDGFARGVVVATPATLMALLRAVAYGWKQAQLSEHAEQAGRLGKELYERVSVLTDHLNDIGQALRNSVGAYNKAVGSLESRVLPAARKFKDLGISSEKDVALLESADVEPRSVLPLVAEDMRMRG, from the coding sequence ATGATTGATCTCGCCTCCACAACGTTTGTCGTTGGCGCCGTTGCCGGCCTTGGGGTAGGAGCCTTGACCGCCGGATGGTGGGTAACGGTCCGTATGCAATCCCGAACTCACGAACTGGTCCTCGAAAGCCGTGAGCGTGCGCAGCGGTCCGATACCTTGGCCACGACACTCCATGAGCGTGTGACTCAGCAAGTGTCGGAGTTGGGGCAACTGCGTCACGAGTTGGCAGATGCTCAGGTGGGGCGAACGCGGGCGGAAACACGGGTGGAGGCGATCTCTCGAAGCCTGGACGAACAAAAGGCATTGTTTGCACAGGCGCGTCAGGAACTCCACGACTCCTTTGAGGCCTTATCGGGGCAGGCCTTGAAACAGAATAACGAGGCGTTCCTCAAGCTTGCCCGCACGTCATTCGAGACCCTGCAGTCGGAAGCCAGGGGAGAATTGTCGCAACGTCATCAGGCCATCGGCGAATTGGTGAAACCGCTGGAGGAGTCGTTGCAACGGTACCAGGAGCAGCTGCAGCAGGCCGAGCTGGTTCGCCAGCGTGAGCATGGGGGGCTTGATCAGCAGTTGAAGTTCATGGCCGAATCCCATCACCGGCTCCAGCAGGAAACCGGCAATCTGGTCAGAGCCTTACGTGCGCCGGCCGTACGTGGACGCTGGGGTGAAATGACGCTCCGCCGGGTGGCTGAACTGGCCGGCATGGTGATGCATTGCGATTTCGCAGAGCAGGATTCAGTCGGATCGGCGGAAGGCCTTCTTCGTCCGGACATGGTGGTCTATCTGCCTGGCGGCCGACAGATGGTCGTCGATGCGAAGACCGTGTTGGCGGCCTATCTCGATGCCTACGAAGCGCAAGATGATTCGCAGCGGCAGGCGCACTTGCGTCGTCATGCGGATCAGGTCCGCACGAGAATGGACGCCCTCAGCGTCAAAGCGTACTGGGCGCAATTCAGGCAGGCGCCGGAATTTGTCGTGTTGTTTTTGCCCGGAGAGCAGTTTCTTGGTGCCGCCTTGGAGCAGGACCCCACCTTGATCGAGGATGGGTTTGCCCGCGGGGTGGTGGTGGCGACACCGGCCACGCTGATGGCCTTGTTGCGCGCGGTGGCCTATGGGTGGAAGCAAGCGCAATTGAGCGAACATGCTGAGCAGGCGGGCCGGCTGGGCAAGGAACTCTACGAACGGGTCTCGGTGCTGACGGACCATCTCAACGACATTGGGCAGGCCCTCAGGAATAGTGTGGGAGCCTATAACAAGGCGGTCGGATCGCTCGAATCCAGGGTCTTGCCCGCGGCTAGAAAATTCAAAGACCTCGGGATATCATCTGAGAAGGATGTTGCGTTACTGGAATCGGCCGACGTTGAACCGAGGAGCGTGTTGCCGCTGGTTGCGGAAGACATGAGGATGCGAGGATGA
- a CDS encoding glycerate kinase, with protein sequence MMQIGVRQPRAKAVLSRLCRAGLQAVDPYEAVCRQVRVRHDQLTIGSHQYSLARISRIVVVGAGKASARMAQALELRLGARINTGLVVVKYGHGAPTNTIRIVEAGHPIPDAAGLQAGRMMMDLVRTLTPDDLLIVLLSGGASSLLPAPVPGISLKDKQQTTKLLLRSGATIQEINAVRKHLSCIKGGQLAAATKARVASVLLSDVIGNDLGTIGSGPTAPDPTTFRDASEIVARYGVVRTIPASVRRYLAAGLKKDAPETPKPGATLFRRVDHILIGDNRAAVDAVDEAAKREGLRTLVLATSLTGEARELAKFFGAMAREIAGQGRPIRRPCCVIAGGEPTVTVRGQGTGGRAQEFALAAAAEIVGLKQIWVVGFATDGTDGPTTVAGAVVDGQTVAHAQRRKQSLARALRENDAHAFFHALRGHIVTGPTGTNVNDLYLLLAL encoded by the coding sequence ATGATGCAGATCGGCGTCCGGCAGCCACGAGCCAAAGCTGTCCTCTCCAGGCTGTGTCGGGCGGGCTTGCAGGCCGTTGATCCCTACGAGGCAGTCTGCCGGCAGGTTCGGGTCCGTCACGACCAACTCACGATCGGTTCTCACCAGTACTCTCTCGCAAGGATAAGCCGCATCGTCGTCGTCGGAGCCGGTAAGGCATCCGCGCGAATGGCCCAGGCACTCGAACTCCGGTTGGGTGCGCGGATCAATACTGGCCTGGTGGTCGTGAAGTATGGGCACGGCGCTCCAACCAACACCATTCGTATCGTTGAAGCGGGACATCCGATTCCCGACGCTGCCGGTCTGCAGGCTGGTCGCATGATGATGGACCTGGTGCGGACGTTAACGCCAGACGATCTCCTGATCGTGCTGCTGTCCGGCGGTGCGTCCAGCCTCCTCCCGGCACCCGTGCCCGGCATCAGTCTGAAAGACAAACAACAGACGACGAAATTGCTGCTCCGATCCGGGGCCACGATTCAGGAAATCAACGCGGTGCGTAAGCATCTCTCCTGTATCAAAGGCGGACAACTTGCGGCTGCGACCAAGGCGCGCGTGGCCAGCGTGCTCTTATCGGATGTCATCGGGAATGACTTGGGGACGATCGGATCCGGGCCAACAGCCCCCGATCCGACCACGTTTCGGGATGCTTCGGAGATTGTGGCGCGATATGGCGTTGTTCGGACGATTCCTGCGTCGGTGCGCCGTTACCTGGCAGCAGGCCTGAAGAAAGATGCCCCGGAGACACCGAAGCCAGGAGCAACGCTGTTTCGTCGAGTGGATCATATCTTGATTGGAGACAATCGGGCAGCAGTTGACGCCGTGGATGAAGCGGCGAAACGCGAGGGACTACGTACGCTGGTTCTTGCCACGAGCCTTACGGGCGAGGCGCGAGAACTCGCCAAATTCTTCGGCGCGATGGCTCGTGAGATTGCTGGACAGGGCCGTCCGATCCGCCGTCCCTGTTGCGTGATTGCCGGAGGCGAGCCGACCGTCACGGTTCGCGGCCAAGGCACGGGGGGAAGGGCACAGGAGTTTGCGCTTGCCGCCGCGGCCGAGATTGTCGGGCTGAAGCAGATCTGGGTGGTGGGATTCGCCACCGACGGAACCGACGGGCCAACGACAGTGGCTGGTGCGGTCGTCGATGGTCAGACCGTTGCTCACGCACAGCGCCGGAAGCAGAGCCTCGCACGCGCGCTCCGGGAAAACGATGCGCACGCCTTCTTTCACGCACTCCGAGGGCATATCGTGACCGGGCCAACCGGCACCAATGTGAACGACCTTTACCTCCTCCTCGCTCTCTAG
- a CDS encoding nucleoside triphosphate pyrophosphohydrolase family protein, giving the protein MIDPQAMVAEFHRKFDIPVGDRPAIPDEAVRQLRVRLIQEEFEELQEAMVAKNLPAVAKELADLLYVVYGTAVSYGLDMDPVFREVHRSNLSKVGGYKREDGKWVKPPTYSPADVGPLLANQSSSNVTPAPHAAAGVQEPEA; this is encoded by the coding sequence ATGATAGATCCCCAGGCAATGGTGGCCGAGTTCCACCGCAAGTTCGATATTCCGGTCGGAGACCGGCCGGCAATTCCGGACGAAGCTGTCCGGCAGTTGCGGGTGCGGCTCATCCAAGAGGAATTCGAAGAGTTGCAGGAGGCCATGGTTGCCAAGAATCTGCCGGCTGTGGCAAAGGAACTGGCCGATCTCCTGTATGTGGTGTACGGCACAGCCGTCTCCTATGGGTTGGACATGGATCCGGTCTTTCGCGAAGTTCATCGATCAAATTTGAGCAAAGTCGGCGGCTATAAGCGGGAGGACGGTAAGTGGGTGAAGCCCCCAACGTATTCGCCGGCGGACGTGGGTCCGTTGCTTGCCAATCAGTCGTCCAGTAACGTGACGCCAGCACCGCATGCTGCAGCAGGCGTACAGGAGCCAGAAGCCTAG